Proteins encoded together in one Lathyrus oleraceus cultivar Zhongwan6 chromosome 5, CAAS_Psat_ZW6_1.0, whole genome shotgun sequence window:
- the LOC127082160 gene encoding uncharacterized protein LOC127082160, translating into MVVKDAEASELEGRPEPNEGWTLMFDDASNAIGHGIGEVLMSPKNFHLPFTTKLCFTCTNNMAEYEACILGLEEAIELKIKVLEVFGDSALVIHQIRGDWEIRHANLIPYQDFVLKLLPKFDKITFFHIPREENHMADALATLASMYKLIWPNHQPNIEMRCFDEPVHCLTTAEESDDKPWFFDIKQYLEKQEYPAEASNLNKRTIRRLASKFFLIGDVLYKRNCDMVLLRGALILATMDSDELPLPTNVDAVKKYFA; encoded by the exons ATGGTTGTTAAGGATGCTGAAGCCTCCGAACTAGAGGGAAGACCTGAGCCAAATGAAGGTTGGACTCTCATGTTCGACGACGCTTCAAATGCAATAGGTCATGGAATTGGGGAAGtgctgatgtctcccaagaatttccatctaccattCACTACAAAACTCTGTTTTacctgcacaaataacatggctgagtacgaagcctgcataTTGGGGctggaagaagctattgagttgaagatcaagGTACTAGAGGTATTCGGGGACTCTGCTCTAGTGATACATCAGATCAGAGGTGATTGGGAAATAAGACATGCTAACCTGATTCCATACCAGGATTTCGTGTTGAAGTTACTCCCAAAGTTTGACAAAATCACTTTCTttcatattcctcgagaagagaatcatATGGCAGATGCTTTGGCAACCTTGGCTTCCATGTACAAGTTAATATGGCCTAACCATCAGCCTAACATTGAAATGAGGTGTTTTGATGAACCTGTGCATTGCCTGACAACAGCAGAAGAGTCGGATGATAAACCCTGGTTCTTTGACATCAAACAGTATCTGGAGAAACAAGAATACCCGGCAGAGGCTTCCAACCTTAATAAAAGGACTATACGGAGGTTGGCGTCAAAGTTCTTCTTGATAGGGGATGTATTGTACAAGCGAAATTGTGACatggttttgttgag AGGCGCTCTAATCCTAGCAACTATGGACAGTGATGAATTGCCGCTTCCCACCAATGTtgatgctgttaaaaagtactttgcctaa